The genomic region ACCTCTGCGTCCGAGGCTTCCGCTGGTTGCTCGACCCCACTCGGGCTACCTCCGGTCGACGCGCCACTGGCTGCCGCCCGCCGGAGGCGCGACCGTCGACCGGCGGGCGTTCGCGGCGAGGGGTGTGGTGCCCGGCATCGGACGGCCGCGACGGCGAAACCGGCCCCCAGTGTGACGCCAGCACGCGTATGCCTTCAAGCAGCGGTTTGCGTGTCGGACTCACGTATTGGCAAAAGTCGACGTGCAACTTGCATGAAGCACGTCACTGATGCACTCTGTCCGTATGGCACGGATCACTCAGCGTTCCGATCCGCTCTCCGGGTGTGGTGACCCGGGGCGCTGCTCGGGGCACGGGCCGGGCCAGCGACACACGGATCTGCCCCCGGGGTAAGGACCCCACCGCTGCAAGCCAGCCGGCTGTGGCGGTGGGCGCGGTTCCCGGAGGCGGTCAGGTGATGGTCGGGTGGCGGCACGCCACCAGCGGGTACGGCCCGACCACCGCCATCCCGCACCACCGGCCCACGAGGCGCGACCCCGTCACCGGGCCATGACGTCCCCGACAGTCACCGCCGGCACCCCGCCGGCCGACCCTCCCAGGAGCCCATGTGCTTCCCCGCTCCGGTGACGTACTGCATGTGACTCGCGCGGCGAGTGTCCAGTTCCTCAGGCCCATCATGTTCCGGGTGATCCGGGTGCTCGAGTGGCCGACCTACGATGGCTGGCTCTGGCTCGACGGCTACGAACTCAACACCGCTGGCGACGCGGTCAACCGACGGTCGATCTTCGTTCAGCGGGACGGGCTGCACCAGGTGCAGGCCGCACCGCAGCCCCGCCCGCACACCGTACGGGCCCGCCGGTCGGTGGCCCGTACCCCGGTTGCAGTTGGCTGACCAGCCCGATCCGCCGCCGGTGGGCGTGCCGTCGCCATAGAATTGGTACGCCCACCCCGGCACCGTTCCACCCGCACGTCCAGGACCCTGAGCCTGGGATGGTTCATGGTCAATCAGCCCGCCATGCGGCGGCACCACCGCTCCCGTATCACCTGTGCTCTCGGACTTCTCGCCCTGCTCGGGGCCGTGACCATCCTCGTGGTCCTGGCCCGCGACCCGGCGCTGTCGTCCACACGCCTGGTCACTCCGGTGCCGGCTCCCGAGATCACCGTGGTCGACTCCGACCCGGCTGACGACGCAGCCGGCTGGATCGGCGCCGAACCACCGGAGGAACAGCCCGAAACGACAGGCCCGGCCGCCGGCTCCGGTGCCGGCGGTCAGTCCAACGGCCAGCAGGAGACCACCGACGCGGCCCCGGCCAGGCACACCGCTACGGACGTCCGCCGCTCACTGTTCTGGTCCGGCCTCTTCGGCCTCACCATCTCGCTGGCCGGTCTCGGTCTGGTCGGCACCCGCCGTCGGATGTGGTGAGCGCCGGTCACGGCATGCCGGTCCCCGGCGGTCACGGCGTGCCCGTCGGGCTCGGGCTGGCCGAGCCGGTACCCGTCGACGGCCGCCCCTGCGAGATCACCAGCAGCACCTCCTCGTCGGTCGACACGGACGTGCCGGCCTCCGGCTCGGTGCTCACCACAGTGCCCGGCGGCAACTCCGACTGTCGGTACACCACCCGGTAGGCCAGGCCGAGCCGGTCCAGCAGCCCTTCCGCCGTGGCCTGTGTCAGGCCGGTCAGCGGCGGCACCGGCACCTGCTCCGGCGGGGCGCTCGTCGGTGGGCTGCTCGGCGTCGCACTTGTCGGTGCCGCCGATGTGGGCGCGGCGCTGGTCGGCGCTGCCGAGGTAGCAGTGGCCGACGGCAGCGACGGAGTCGGCCCGGGGTTGTCGGGGTCGTCATCCCGCGCGTCGAGCAGGACCCACACCGCCGCGCCGAGCAGTCCGGCGAGGAGTAGGGCGAGCACACCCCAGAGGATGGGCAGCCACCAGCGCCGGCCACCCTGCTCCTCGACGTACCAGTCTCCGGTGGGCTCGGCCGGCCGGGGCGCCTGCACCTCGGCGCGCCCGGACCACGGCGGCGTCGTCGACCGCTCGACAGGCATCCGCGCCGTCCGGTCGCCCGCCGGCCCCGCCCGGTCGAACGGCACGGTCTGCTCCGGCGACGCTTCACGCCCAGCGGCTGCGGTCCGGTCGATCGGCATCGTCTCGTCCGGCGACCCGGAACGCCCAGCCGCCGCAGTGCGGTCGAACGGCACGGTCTCGTCCGGCGACGCTTCGGGCTTCGGGGGCGGTAGGGCGTGCGTCCGGTCGTCGTCGGGCTCCCCGGTGGGCGGCTCCTGGCGGTCGTCGCTCATCGCACGTCCTTTCCCGAACCGGGCGGGCGGCACGGCCCTCGACCGCCAACCTAACCGCCCAGGTCGACCTGGGCCGGGATCAGCGACGTGAACCGCGTGCCGCAGGACGGTCGGCCGCGCTCGCCTGGCCGAGCGGGTACGCCGGTGGGCCGGCCGGTCAGGGGGTGGGTTTTGTCGTCGGCTGGTCCGGTGCCGCCCCGCACCAGATGCTGACCTCGTCGTTCCAGCGGGCCGGGCCGTCCTCGGCCGGGTCCTGCCGGCTGACCTCACCGCTGCGCCCACTGCGGTAGCGCGGGTAGAGACCCGCGTCGACCAGGTCGTCGGCCGCTTCGGCGCACTCGTCGCCGACCACGTCGGGCACCTCGGCGGCCGGTGCAGGGCCGGCCACCTGAAGTTGCACTGTGGTGCCCCGGGTCACCTGGGTGCCCACGGCCGGCGAGGTGCTCTCGACTGTGCGGCCGCTGCCGGTGCCGAAGACAAGTCTCCAGCCCAGCCGCTGCTTGCGCAGCGTTTCCCGTGCCTGCTCGAAGTCGGTACCGATGACCGGTGGCACTGTCAGCCCCGCCGCCTTGGTGGTGGCGGACGTCCGAGGTGCGGCGGGAGTGGTCCGGCCCGCGGCCGGTCGGGACGGGGTGACCCGGTCCGTCGGCGTGGGGGTCGCGCTCGCCGCCGCCTGCCGATCAGCCTGGGACGTGTCGCCCTCGCCGGCCAGCAGCCAACCGCCTGTCGCACCGACAGCCACGAGGAGTACGGCGACCAGCCCGCCGCCGAGCAGCACGCTGGCCCGGCCACCGCCGCCGCTTCCGGTGGAATCCTGCCGACCCGTGTCCGCGTCCGTCATACCGCCCACCGCCTCATCACCGGCGACCGTACCGTCTGCCGCCCAACCCGTTGTGCTGACAGTACAAACCGGCGGGTCGCTGCGACTCGCCGCGTCGACGACGGGACGTTACGCTGCCCGGCATGGCCAGACGGGGCTGGGGAGTATCGATCGTGACAGCGGTCGGGGTCGCTGCCGGCGCGGGCGCGGCGCAGCTGGGCTTCGGCTACGGACTGGGCGTCATCACCTGGACACCCACCGACGCCGGAGCCAACGACACGGCCTGGGCGGACGGCCTCGCCTGGGCAAGTTGGCTCGCCGCCAGCTCGACAGTGCTCGGTGCGGTCTGCGCACAGCGGCTGCACCACCGTTCCGTACCCGCGCCTGCGACAAGCGCTGAGCCGACCCCGACGGCCGAGCCCGACCGTGCGGAGTCGACGGCGGTCGAGGCAGGTCGGACGCCACCGGTCGAAGGCACCGACAAGGTTCGGGGCACGACGGCAGGTCGGTCGACGCGGGAGGCAGACCCGCAGCGCGGCGAACGGGACGGTCTGCTCCGCAGCCTTGCGTTGGCGCTCGCCGCCGGGCTGGGTGGGCTGGTCACCGTTCTGCTTGTCGCCGTGCCGGCCCGGGTCGCGGTGGGTGCCGACACCAGCGTGCCGCAGCGGGTGGCCGCCCTGCACGCGACGCTGGGCATCCTGATCGGCGTCCTCGTCGCGCTGTGGGCGCTGCGCTCGCGTACCGCCGCCTTGAACGTCACCGCCACGGCCGCCTGGCTCTGGCTGCTCGCGGTGGTGTCGGTGGTCGACGGAGTACGCGTCGGACGCGGGCTGACCGGCGCCCAACTCGGCACCTGGCAGCTCGACCCGGACCACGCGCGGTACTGGATCGGGGGGCAGCTCTACTGGCCCGGCGCGCTGCTGGCGCTCATTCCCGCTCTGCTGATCGGTGCGCTCGCCGCACGCCGCGCCGCACGCGCGGGCGGGCATCGGGTCGGCGCGGCGGCCTCCGGCGCGGCCGGCCCGCTCCTCGTGGCGCTCGCCTACCTGACCACCGTGCCGCGCTGGGCGACGCTGGGCCCCGCGCAGTTCTCCACGCAGCTCATCGCCCCCTACGCGGTGATCGCCGGCATCGGCGGTTCGGTGCTGGTCGCCGTCTTGGCCGAGCGCGCCGACCGGCGTCGGGCAGCCAGCCGGGAGGCGACCACATCGGAACCGGCGGCGGTGGACCCGGCAGCAGATGCCGGTCCGCCCCCGGCCACCGGCACAGCTCCGGGGGCCGACCCTCGGTCGACGTCGACGGTCGGGGCGCTTTCGGCCGAGCCGTCGGACGGGCTCACCGCCGCGCAGGACGCCACCGCCTCCGCCCCGCCGACGAGCCGGGCGACGCGATCCCGGAGCCGGGACGCCGCAGTGCCCCGGCCACGCGACGCCGACGCATCCCCGACCCGGGGCAGCGCCGTTCCTCCGCGCCGCGACGGCGTACCCCAGGTGCCGGCACCGCGCACGGACCCGGATCTATCGGATCCGGCCGACGCCATCGGCGGCGAGCCGGCCGAGAGCCCCGCCCCGAGCAGCCGGCGTCGCCGGCCGAGCCGCCCCGGCACCGACTGACCCTGCCTGCGCCGATCACCAGCGGTGGGCGGCCTTCTCCCGGTACGCGTGCGCCACGACCGGGCGGTCGGGTCAGTCGACGGGCCAGGTGTGGACCGGTTCGTTGCTGTGCTGGAGTTCGGCGTAGCGCTGGACCATGTGGTGCAGCGCCGCTGTCCGGTCCATCCCCCGGCGTCGCTCCGCCGCCCAGACCGCCTCGGTCTGCCACACGGCGCCGTTGCGGCCGGTCCGGCAGCGCTGCTCGATGATGCCGAGCAGCCGGTCCCGCTGCGCCGGGTCGACACCGAACCCGTCCAGGCCTGTGGCCGCTGTGGGCAGCAACTGGTCCAGCACCAGCTTGGTGACCGGTACGTCGCCGAGGCGGGGCCAGTGCAGCACCGCGTCCAGGCCGCGCCGGGCCGCCGCGTGGAAGTTCTCCTCGGCGGAGCTGAACGTGAGCTGACTCCAGATCGGCCGGTCCGACTCGGCCAGGCCGCGGGCCAGCCCGAAGTAGAAGGCCGCGTTGGCCAACATGTCGACAACCGTCGGGCCGGCCGGCAGCACCCGGTTCTCCACCCGCAGGTGTGGGCGGCCGTTCATGATGTCGTAGATCGGGCGGTTCCACCGGTAGACAGTGCCGTTGTGCAGCCGCAGCTCACCCAGCTCGGGCACCCCACCTGCGTGCAGCACCTCCACCGGGTCCTCGTCCTCACAGATCGGCAGCAGTGGCGGGAAGTAGCGGACGTTCTCCTCGAAGAGGTCGAAAATCGAGGTGATCCAGCGCTCGCCGAACCACACCCGGGGGCGTACTCCCTGGGCCTTCAGCTCGTCCGGACGGGTGTCGGTTGCCTGTTTGAACAGGGCGATCCGGGTCTCGGCCCAGAGTTGGCGGCCGTACAGGAACGGCGAGTTGGCGCCGACGGCCACCTGCACCCCGGCGATGGCCTGGGACGCGTTCCAGTAGTCGGCGAAGCTGTCCGGCGCGACCTGGAGGTGGAACTGGAGACTGGTGCAGGCCGCCTCGGGGGCGATCGAGTCGGTGTGCGTCTGCAACTGCTCGACGCCACGGATGTCGAGCTCGATGGCCTCACCTCGGGCACCGACGATCTGGTCGTTGAGCACCCGGTAGCGCTCGTTTGTGGACAGGTTGTCCTCCACCAGGTGGCCCTCGGTGAGAGTGGGCAGGATGCCGACCAGGACGATCTTCGCGTCGGACTTGGCGGCCCGCTCGTCGGCTCGGGAGAGGCTGCTGCGCAGGTCGTGTTCGTAGTCGGCGAAGCCGGTGCCCTCGATCAGCCGGGGTTCGGCGTTGAGTTCCAGGTTGAACTGCCCCAGCTCGGTCTGGAAGAGCGGATCGGCGATGTCGGCGAGGATCTCCTCGTTACGCATCGCCGGCTCGGCCGCCGAGTCGACAAGGTTGAGCTCGATCTCCAGGCCGGTCATCGGCCGGTCGGCGTCGAACCCGAAGTCGTCGAGCATCAGGGCGAAGACGTCCAGGCACCGCCGGACCTTCTGCCGGTAGCGGACGCGGTCCTCCCGGGTGAAGGCGCCCTGCGAGACGTCCCTGCCCATTGTGTCCTCCCGACGCCGGCGCGGTCGGGATCCTGCCGTCCCGGAAAGCGCATTGTGAACCACCACGTTAGGAGCGCTCGCCTGGCCAGGGCCAGGGGCCTACGGCGGTGATCCGACGCCGACCGGAGCGAGCACGCTCGTGGCGCCATCTGTACCCCGCCGAGACCTGTCCGACCCGATGACGATGCGAACAGCTCGTGACAATTCACACGGACCCGAGACGACGCCGGGCCCACGCCGAACGTACGGCGTGGGCCCGGCGTACCGGTGATCCGGGGGGATCAGGCCTGGCGGATGGCCTCGCCCTCGATCTCGATCTTGATCTTCTTGCCGACCAGCACGCCACCGGTCTCCAGGGCGACGTTCCAGGTCAGGCCGAACTCCTCGCGGTCGATCTCGGTGCTCGCGGAGAAGCCGAAGATGTCCTGCCCGAACGGGCTGCGGCCGACGCCCTCGAACTCCACCTCAAGCTCGACCGGACGCGTGACGTCCTTGATGGTCAACTCACCGTTGAGGACGAATTCGTTGCCACGGCGGGACTTGACGCCGGTGCTGCGGAACTCCAGGGTCGGGTACTTCTCGACCTCCAGGAACTCGGGGCTGCGCAGGTGCGCGTCCCGGTCGGCCTGAGTGGTGTCGATGCTGGCACCCTGGATGGTCGCGACGACCGAGGACTGCAACGGGTCCTCGGCGACGGTGATGGTGGCGGTTGCCTCGTTGAACTCACCGCGGACCCTGCTCACCATCATGTGCCGGACGACGAAGCCGACCCGCTTGTGCGCCGCGTCCAGCACGTAGGTGCCGGGCGCCGGGATGGTAAGGCCGTCCCAGTCGCGGGTAACCGCATCGGTGCTGCTGGTCATGCTGGAGCCTCCAGGAAGATTTCGTTCAGTAGCCTAATGACTGCCTGAGCAACTATACCTCTAACAATATTCCCCGTGTCAATAACTGGTAGGATGAGCGAGTGACAAACGTGTTCGACGATCCTCGGATCACTGCCGTCGGCCTGCTCTACGAGGCGCATGCTGGGCTGTCGGCCCGGTTCTCCGCCCAACTGGAAGAGCACGGCCTGTCCGCTGTCGAGTTCGAGGTGATCACCCGACTGGCCCGCTCGCCGGGCAACCAACTACGGATGACCGACCTGGCCGCCCAGACCTCCCTGTCCACAAGCGGGGTGACCCGGGTGGTGGACAGGATGGAACGCGACGGGTTACTCACCCGCCGCGCCTGCCCCAACGATCGACGCAGCTCGTACGCGGTGGTCACTGCGGCCGGCATGCAGCGGCTCGACGAGACGATGCCCGGACACCTGCTGATCATCGAGCAGTGGTTCACCGGTCAACTCGACCCCGACGCCCTTGCGGCACTGCTCGACGGCCTGCGCCGCGTACGGGACGCCGTACATCCCGGTGCCACCGCCGGCAGTGACGACGTCACGCCGGAGCACGAGCTGGTCGACATCGAGGAGCCCGACGGTACGGCCTGACCCGCCGGCCACTCCCGCCGTATGAAACCACCCGGGAGTGGTGCCCGGCACCGGCAGAAAGACCGGCAGAACTGGCCTTGACGACCGGACAAAACTCACGAAGAGCACCTTTACGCCCGGGTAGCGGTGGCAGGCTGGCAGACACCGGGGATTCACCGGGGGGTGACGGCGCGGGCGGACAGCGAGGGGTAGCACCAAGGGGGCTTTCGCCCGCGCCACTCCCGCCCGACGGACGTCACAACCCGCGCCGGGAAACGATCCACCGCCGACCCTTGCCCCGTCGGCTACTGGCCCGGCGGCCCGCTCCGTCCAGCCGTCAGCGCGTAGAGCAAGCCCGACTCCTGCGGCAACAACCGGATGCCGCTCTCCTCACAGGCCCGGTCGAGGCGATCGAGAACAACCGGGTCCCCCGTGCTCGCAGCAAGCCCCACCAGCGCCTCCACGACGTCCCGCCGATCGTGACCGGCCTCGGCAGCGGCGGCGAACCACTCGGCCGCCAACTCCCGGTCACCCCGGTGCAGAGCCAGATTGCCCTCGATCAACGCGCAGATGCCCGCCTCCGGCCCGCCCCACGACAGCACCGCGTCATCCGAGCGTGGTCGCGGCGGCCCGGCCCGCCGACCCCACCGTCGACCAGGTGCGGCAAGCGTCGCCTCGGAGACCCCGGTACGCAGCTCGGCG from Micromonospora profundi harbors:
- a CDS encoding PASTA domain-containing protein — its product is MSDDRQEPPTGEPDDDRTHALPPPKPEASPDETVPFDRTAAAGRSGSPDETMPIDRTAAAGREASPEQTVPFDRAGPAGDRTARMPVERSTTPPWSGRAEVQAPRPAEPTGDWYVEEQGGRRWWLPILWGVLALLLAGLLGAAVWVLLDARDDDPDNPGPTPSLPSATATSAAPTSAAPTSAAPTSATPSSPPTSAPPEQVPVPPLTGLTQATAEGLLDRLGLAYRVVYRQSELPPGTVVSTEPEAGTSVSTDEEVLLVISQGRPSTGTGSASPSPTGTP
- a CDS encoding MarR family winged helix-turn-helix transcriptional regulator, producing MTNVFDDPRITAVGLLYEAHAGLSARFSAQLEEHGLSAVEFEVITRLARSPGNQLRMTDLAAQTSLSTSGVTRVVDRMERDGLLTRRACPNDRRSSYAVVTAAGMQRLDETMPGHLLIIEQWFTGQLDPDALAALLDGLRRVRDAVHPGATAGSDDVTPEHELVDIEEPDGTA
- a CDS encoding PASTA domain-containing protein, giving the protein MTDADTGRQDSTGSGGGGRASVLLGGGLVAVLLVAVGATGGWLLAGEGDTSQADRQAAASATPTPTDRVTPSRPAAGRTTPAAPRTSATTKAAGLTVPPVIGTDFEQARETLRKQRLGWRLVFGTGSGRTVESTSPAVGTQVTRGTTVQLQVAGPAPAAEVPDVVGDECAEAADDLVDAGLYPRYRSGRSGEVSRQDPAEDGPARWNDEVSIWCGAAPDQPTTKPTP
- a CDS encoding YceI family protein — encoded protein: MTSSTDAVTRDWDGLTIPAPGTYVLDAAHKRVGFVVRHMMVSRVRGEFNEATATITVAEDPLQSSVVATIQGASIDTTQADRDAHLRSPEFLEVEKYPTLEFRSTGVKSRRGNEFVLNGELTIKDVTRPVELEVEFEGVGRSPFGQDIFGFSASTEIDREEFGLTWNVALETGGVLVGKKIKIEIEGEAIRQA